One window of Hylemonella gracilis genomic DNA carries:
- the hemC gene encoding hydroxymethylbilane synthase codes for MALMPSDFMNLTIATRESRLALWQAEHVQALLRAQGHAVTLLGMTTQGDQILDRALSKVGGKGLFVKELEVALDEGRADLAVHSLKDVPMELPTGFVLASVLEREDERDAWVSPHCAGLADLPRGAVVGTSSLRRVVLLREALRTLGRDDVRIEPLRGNLDTRLRKLDEGQYHAIVLAAAGLKRLGLAARIRKVFEPEDMLPAAGQGALGIEIKQGATTQASELALALAALAHGPTWLRVAAERAVSRAMGGSCSMPLAAYAAFVKSAAQGSASSSSVLQGGSLRLRAAWGDVNGRLPLVRVEDEADVSSPDEADALGQRVARHLQDAVRQAGGTFQA; via the coding sequence ATGGCTTTGATGCCCTCCGATTTCATGAACCTCACCATCGCCACCCGTGAAAGCCGCCTTGCGCTTTGGCAGGCTGAACATGTGCAAGCCCTGCTACGTGCACAGGGTCACGCGGTGACGCTGCTGGGCATGACCACCCAGGGCGACCAGATCCTGGACCGCGCGCTGAGCAAGGTGGGCGGCAAGGGACTCTTCGTGAAGGAACTGGAAGTCGCGCTGGATGAAGGCCGTGCCGACCTGGCCGTGCATTCCCTGAAGGACGTGCCCATGGAATTGCCCACCGGTTTCGTGCTGGCCTCGGTGCTGGAGCGCGAGGACGAGCGTGATGCCTGGGTTTCGCCGCACTGCGCCGGCCTGGCCGATCTGCCGCGCGGCGCGGTCGTGGGCACCTCCAGCCTGCGGCGCGTGGTGCTGCTACGCGAGGCCTTGCGGACCCTGGGCCGGGACGACGTGCGCATTGAACCCTTGCGCGGCAATCTGGACACACGCCTGCGCAAGCTGGACGAAGGGCAGTACCACGCCATCGTGCTGGCCGCGGCGGGGCTCAAGCGCCTGGGCCTGGCGGCCCGCATCCGCAAGGTGTTCGAACCCGAGGACATGCTGCCCGCCGCAGGGCAGGGCGCGCTGGGCATCGAGATCAAGCAAGGGGCGACGACGCAGGCCTCCGAGCTGGCGCTGGCCCTGGCCGCGCTGGCCCATGGGCCAACTTGGCTGCGCGTGGCCGCCGAGCGTGCCGTCAGCCGCGCCATGGGCGGCAGTTGCTCCATGCCGTTGGCCGCGTACGCTGCCTTCGTGAAATCCGCCGCGCAGGGGTCCGCTTCGAGTTCCTCCGTGCTCCAAGGCGGTTCCTTGCGCCTGCGCGCGGCCTGGGGTGACGTCAACGGGCGCCTGCCCCTGGTTCGGGTGGAGGACGAGGCCGACGTGTCCAGTCCGGACGAGGCTGACGCCCTGGGCCAGCGCGTTGCGCGCCATCTGCAGGACGCCGTGCGCCAGGCTGGCGGAACCTTCCAGGCCTGA
- a CDS encoding uroporphyrinogen-III synthase, translating to MHVIVTRPAREAQDWVFSLRQAGWPAEALPLIEIAPAPDLDAVRRAWAQLHARPRHWLAVMFVSANAVEGFWAMRPTFGPPLAAMPIQAWATGPGTARALAAVGWPAAGIVAPAQDAPQFDSEALWARVAGQVVPGSRVLVVRGADGPDLRDSELPVPVRTSTQLASVGAGRDWFARQVREAGGQVDFLASYQRCSPRWGPRDLELASARMATQGGSVWLFSSSEAVRNLRSLLPDQDWGAARAIVTHERIARAARDAGFGAVAISRPALADVQNALTAFVGQEPR from the coding sequence ATGCACGTCATCGTCACCCGCCCCGCGCGCGAGGCCCAGGACTGGGTGTTCAGCTTGCGGCAAGCGGGCTGGCCGGCCGAGGCCTTGCCTCTGATCGAAATCGCGCCGGCACCTGATTTGGATGCCGTGCGCCGCGCTTGGGCACAACTGCACGCACGTCCCCGGCATTGGCTGGCCGTGATGTTCGTCAGTGCGAATGCGGTGGAGGGGTTCTGGGCCATGCGCCCGACCTTCGGTCCACCGCTGGCGGCTATGCCCATCCAGGCCTGGGCCACCGGACCTGGCACGGCCCGCGCCTTGGCGGCGGTTGGCTGGCCCGCGGCGGGCATCGTCGCGCCAGCCCAGGATGCCCCGCAGTTCGATTCCGAGGCCTTGTGGGCGCGGGTGGCCGGGCAGGTGGTGCCAGGCTCGCGTGTGCTCGTCGTGCGCGGCGCGGATGGACCGGACCTCAGGGACTCAGAATTGCCCGTGCCGGTGCGGACCAGCACGCAGCTTGCCAGCGTTGGTGCGGGGCGGGACTGGTTCGCGCGTCAGGTCCGGGAGGCGGGTGGACAGGTGGACTTCCTGGCGAGTTACCAGCGTTGCTCGCCCCGATGGGGGCCACGAGACCTTGAACTGGCCAGTGCACGCATGGCCACGCAGGGCGGTTCGGTCTGGTTGTTCAGCAGCAGCGAGGCCGTGCGCAATCTGCGCAGCCTCCTGCCTGACCAGGACTGGGGCGCGGCGCGCGCGATCGTGACGCACGAGCGCATTGCGCGGGCAGCGCGTGACGCCGGTTTTGGCGCTGTCGCCATCTCCCGGCCGGCTCTGGCCGACGTGCAAAACGCTTTGACGGCTTTCGTGGGCCAAGAGCCTCGATAG
- a CDS encoding uroporphyrinogen-III C-methyltransferase has translation MSTSPHPTGPESPSSTPPDASHPEVAVVPPAFTATRPARWPVWALGGLAVVALVLVLLLGVRQYITGEQFARQASDALTAATEARALAQQGHAREQDLTARQAVLDARLSDTALQRSQLESLMQSLSRSRDEYLLADVESTLRLAQEHTQMSGSAQPMIAALRSLQRRLQSASPHFAVVQRAVAQDLARIESSSYLDTPALLAKLNELLRLAPELPFANAYVHGGARAGTTPLASSTPTSPSASPQGMPAEQAAHASWGEKLQAWWQRQWAYAWQTLGGLVRVSRIDGPDAALLAPDQAFFLRENLQLLLLNARQALLARQPEAARTDLLRVESLLKKYFSPDAQTTRQALELLRSAQLQVQNVNLPRPDATLAALTAVMP, from the coding sequence ATGAGCACGTCGCCCCATCCCACCGGCCCCGAGTCCCCGTCCAGCACCCCTCCGGATGCCAGCCACCCGGAGGTGGCCGTGGTTCCCCCTGCTTTCACCGCCACGCGGCCTGCGCGTTGGCCTGTGTGGGCGCTGGGAGGCCTGGCTGTCGTGGCCCTCGTGCTGGTGCTACTACTGGGCGTGCGTCAGTACATCACCGGGGAACAGTTTGCGCGCCAGGCTTCTGACGCTCTGACGGCGGCCACGGAAGCACGCGCGCTGGCGCAGCAAGGCCATGCCCGCGAGCAAGATTTGACCGCGCGCCAAGCGGTGCTCGATGCGCGCCTGAGTGACACGGCGCTGCAGCGCAGCCAGCTGGAATCCTTGATGCAGAGTCTTTCGCGTTCACGCGACGAATACCTGCTGGCGGATGTCGAGTCGACCTTGCGTCTGGCTCAGGAGCACACGCAGATGAGCGGCAGCGCCCAGCCCATGATCGCCGCCTTGCGCTCCTTGCAGCGGCGCTTGCAGTCCGCTTCGCCTCATTTCGCCGTGGTGCAACGCGCCGTCGCGCAGGATCTGGCGCGCATCGAGTCCTCGTCCTACCTCGATACCCCTGCCTTGCTGGCCAAGCTGAATGAGCTGCTGCGTCTGGCGCCCGAACTGCCGTTTGCCAATGCCTACGTGCACGGGGGGGCCCGCGCGGGCACCACGCCCTTGGCGTCGTCGACACCGACCTCGCCCTCGGCGTCCCCGCAGGGCATGCCGGCCGAGCAGGCCGCCCATGCGAGCTGGGGCGAGAAATTGCAAGCCTGGTGGCAACGGCAATGGGCTTATGCCTGGCAGACCCTCGGCGGTCTCGTGCGCGTGAGTCGCATCGATGGGCCAGACGCCGCGTTGCTGGCGCCCGATCAGGCCTTTTTCCTGCGTGAGAACCTCCAGTTGCTGCTGCTCAACGCGCGCCAGGCCCTGCTGGCCCGCCAGCCCGAGGCCGCCCGCACTGACCTGTTGCGGGTGGAGTCACTGCTGAAGAAGTATTTCAGTCCGGACGCCCAGACCACGCGCCAGGCCTTGGAGCTGCTGCGCAGTGCTCAGCTTCAGGTGCAGAACGTGAACCTGCCGCGCCCGGACGCGACGCTGGCGGCCCTGACCGCCGTCATGCCATGA
- a CDS encoding GGDEF domain-containing protein, whose translation MPTLIDHLIKLTDHRDREPLDLTLAKAMLDLTVVQRVVIARLMVDDEQKRWLDKVTLDAGGGGKVVDPLRVNPKRLPRLDDEPDRVRCLSENAEVEVAWAGQDGPRIYFYPLLDEVRDDERGVLEVHAASTLDDAARQVIAQLHHVYRNMHVLLAYSDHDPLTGLLNRKSLDDTFYSAVLEELTSIPPGAPDSAPSPAAQEGKSAEPERRHRVPPNYWLATIAVDHFQLLNDKHGHLLMEENTLLITRIMNNTFRTHDRLYRLGGDRFAALFHCPEEAAALNLLERLRDSIERFNFPQLSRATVSIGFTRIQEDDTPDAALERSEQAIDYVQRNGHNQVCSHAALLRRGFFGLVQRSGSVDVFQ comes from the coding sequence ATGCCGACTTTGATCGACCACCTCATCAAGCTGACAGATCACCGCGACCGTGAGCCGCTGGACCTGACCCTGGCCAAGGCCATGCTCGACCTGACCGTCGTCCAGCGGGTGGTGATCGCCCGTCTGATGGTGGATGACGAGCAAAAACGCTGGCTGGACAAAGTGACCCTGGACGCTGGCGGTGGCGGCAAGGTGGTGGATCCCTTGCGTGTCAACCCGAAGCGCCTGCCGCGCCTGGACGACGAGCCCGATCGGGTTCGCTGCCTGAGCGAGAACGCGGAGGTCGAGGTGGCCTGGGCAGGTCAGGATGGCCCGCGCATCTATTTCTACCCCTTGCTCGACGAAGTGCGTGACGACGAGCGAGGCGTGCTGGAAGTCCATGCCGCCAGCACCTTGGACGACGCAGCGCGGCAGGTCATCGCCCAGCTGCATCATGTCTACCGCAACATGCATGTGCTGCTGGCCTACAGCGACCACGATCCCCTGACGGGCCTGCTGAATCGCAAGTCACTGGACGATACCTTCTACAGCGCCGTCCTCGAGGAATTGACCAGCATCCCGCCTGGAGCGCCGGATTCGGCACCGTCCCCCGCGGCGCAGGAGGGCAAGTCGGCCGAACCCGAACGCCGTCACCGCGTCCCTCCCAACTATTGGCTGGCCACCATCGCGGTGGATCATTTTCAGCTCCTCAACGACAAGCACGGTCATTTGCTCATGGAGGAGAACACGCTGCTGATCACGCGCATCATGAACAACACGTTCCGCACCCATGATCGGCTCTACCGTCTGGGCGGTGACCGTTTCGCGGCGCTGTTTCACTGTCCCGAGGAGGCTGCGGCGCTGAACCTGCTGGAGCGTCTGCGCGACAGCATTGAGCGCTTCAATTTTCCGCAACTCAGCCGTGCCACCGTCAGCATTGGATTCACCCGCATCCAGGAGGACGACACGCCGGACGCGGCGCTGGAGCGGTCTGAGCAGGCCATCGACTACGTGCAACGGAATGGCCATAACCAGGTGTGCAGCCATGCCGCGCTCCTGCGTCGAGGGTTCTTCGGTCTCGTGCAGCGTTCGGGCTCGGTGGATGTATTCCAGTGA
- a CDS encoding Rne/Rng family ribonuclease produces the protein MKRMLINATQAEERRLAIVDGQKLLDYEIEIEGREQRKGNIYKAVVTRVEPSLEACFVDYGEDRHGFLPFKEISRQYFAAGVSPSQAKIQDVIKEGQELLVQVEKEERGNKGAALTSFVSLAGRYVVLMPNNPRGGGVSRRIEGDDRAELKEALDQLEYPNGMSIIARTAGIGRSAPELQWDLNYLLKLWEAIDAASKASKGAFLIYQESSLVIRAIRDYFNSDIGDILIDTDDVYEQAQQFMAHVMPEHAARVKRYRDNAPLFSRFQIEHQIESAYARTVTLPSGGAIVIDHTEALVSVDVNSARAIKGGDIEETATRTNLEAADEVARQMRLRDLGGLIVIDFIDMEESRNRREVENRLRDALRQDRARVQFGTISKFGLMEMSRQRLRPALSEGASIPCPRCGGSGHIRDTESSALQILRIIQEESQKDNTAAVHVQVPVDVASFLLNEKRNEITKIELKQRLNVLMVPNKSLETPNYKLERLKHDDPRLDRVEASYAMAEEIEDPTAITRRSQEPTNKQTPVLKGFLPDAPPAPLPTPAAAPKSAAPVAKQAAHKTAKTAGGDTESGFFGWIKRLFGGAETKPAAGRAHGDKKDARREGGRDGGRGGRREDSQGRREDTRGEGRQRGGSNTNGGRGRQEQQARGERTERGDGQARNEARSGGGNEQRQERAPRGGEARGGRQDGRGEQPRSGRGERAERPERAERPERERAERQERTERPEGGEQPRRERQERPEGGEQPRRERQERPRRGEQEQRAPQEVLEAGQAMDLTAENTGLVAPGLDEAGQAGSGQNTRERRSRDRYGRDRRERGERNGGQGRGGESQGEPEAADTDGQAQAMAPAKEAATPGVSSETQTPTASTSANTGGQKLPRVQSYKLPLSTLNEVASAAGLLWVNSDAEKVATVQAAIAAEPQPVHVPRERPAPVVLDEGPLVLVETRKDLSALKLPFEQQ, from the coding sequence ATGAAACGGATGCTGATCAACGCCACGCAGGCCGAAGAGCGCCGCTTGGCCATCGTCGACGGACAGAAACTCCTCGACTACGAAATCGAAATCGAAGGGCGCGAGCAGCGCAAGGGCAACATCTACAAGGCCGTCGTCACCCGCGTCGAGCCTTCGCTTGAAGCCTGCTTCGTCGATTACGGTGAAGACCGCCACGGCTTCCTCCCCTTCAAGGAAATCTCCCGCCAGTACTTCGCCGCGGGCGTCTCGCCCAGCCAGGCCAAGATCCAGGACGTGATCAAGGAAGGCCAGGAACTGCTGGTCCAGGTCGAGAAGGAAGAGCGCGGCAACAAGGGCGCGGCCCTGACCTCCTTCGTCTCCCTGGCAGGCCGTTACGTGGTGCTCATGCCCAACAATCCGCGCGGCGGCGGCGTGAGCCGGCGCATCGAGGGCGATGACCGCGCCGAACTGAAGGAGGCGCTGGACCAGCTTGAATACCCTAACGGCATGTCCATCATCGCGCGCACGGCCGGCATCGGTCGCAGCGCGCCGGAACTGCAGTGGGACCTGAACTACCTGCTCAAGCTCTGGGAAGCCATTGACGCCGCCTCCAAGGCCAGCAAGGGTGCTTTCCTGATTTACCAGGAAAGCTCTCTGGTCATCCGCGCCATCCGCGACTATTTCAACAGCGACATCGGCGACATCCTGATCGACACAGACGACGTGTACGAACAGGCTCAGCAGTTCATGGCGCACGTCATGCCCGAGCACGCGGCACGCGTGAAGCGCTATCGCGACAACGCACCGCTGTTCAGCCGCTTCCAGATCGAGCACCAGATCGAGTCGGCCTACGCCCGCACCGTGACCCTGCCGTCCGGCGGCGCCATCGTGATCGACCACACCGAAGCCTTGGTGTCGGTGGACGTGAACTCCGCGCGCGCCATCAAGGGCGGCGACATCGAGGAAACCGCGACCCGCACCAACCTGGAAGCCGCCGATGAAGTGGCGCGCCAGATGCGCCTGCGCGACCTGGGTGGCCTGATCGTCATCGACTTCATCGACATGGAGGAAAGTCGCAATCGCCGCGAGGTCGAGAACCGCCTGCGCGACGCCTTGCGCCAGGACCGCGCCCGCGTGCAGTTCGGCACCATCTCCAAGTTCGGCCTGATGGAAATGAGCCGCCAGCGCCTGCGCCCGGCGCTGTCCGAAGGTGCCTCCATTCCCTGCCCGCGCTGCGGCGGCTCTGGCCACATTCGCGACACCGAGTCGAGCGCGCTGCAGATCCTGCGCATCATCCAGGAAGAATCGCAGAAGGACAACACGGCTGCCGTGCATGTGCAAGTGCCCGTGGACGTGGCGTCCTTCCTGCTCAATGAGAAGCGCAACGAGATCACCAAGATCGAGCTCAAGCAGCGCCTCAACGTGCTGATGGTGCCCAACAAGTCGCTGGAGACGCCCAACTACAAGCTGGAGCGCCTGAAGCACGACGATCCACGCCTGGACCGCGTCGAGGCCAGCTACGCCATGGCCGAGGAGATCGAGGATCCCACGGCCATCACGCGCCGCTCGCAAGAGCCCACCAACAAGCAGACGCCCGTGCTCAAGGGCTTCCTGCCGGACGCGCCGCCCGCGCCCCTGCCTACCCCGGCTGCGGCGCCCAAGTCCGCGGCCCCGGTGGCCAAGCAGGCCGCGCACAAGACCGCCAAGACAGCCGGCGGCGACACCGAAAGCGGCTTCTTCGGTTGGATCAAGCGCCTGTTCGGTGGTGCGGAAACGAAACCCGCGGCCGGCCGTGCACACGGCGACAAGAAAGATGCACGCCGCGAGGGCGGACGTGACGGCGGACGAGGCGGTCGCCGCGAAGACAGCCAAGGCCGGCGCGAAGATACGCGGGGTGAGGGTCGCCAGCGCGGCGGTAGCAACACCAACGGCGGCCGGGGCCGCCAGGAGCAGCAGGCGCGCGGCGAGCGTACCGAACGCGGCGATGGCCAGGCCCGCAACGAGGCACGCAGTGGCGGCGGCAATGAGCAACGCCAGGAACGCGCGCCGCGCGGCGGCGAGGCACGCGGTGGTCGTCAGGACGGCCGGGGCGAACAGCCCCGCAGCGGCCGCGGCGAACGCGCGGAACGTCCTGAGCGCGCGGAGCGGCCCGAACGTGAACGTGCTGAGCGCCAGGAACGCACGGAGCGTCCCGAAGGCGGTGAGCAACCGCGTCGCGAACGGCAGGAACGCCCCGAAGGTGGTGAACAGCCACGTCGCGAACGGCAGGAGCGTCCCCGTCGCGGTGAGCAGGAACAGCGTGCGCCGCAGGAAGTGCTGGAAGCAGGCCAGGCCATGGACTTGACGGCGGAAAACACAGGGCTTGTCGCCCCGGGTTTGGACGAAGCCGGCCAAGCGGGATCGGGACAGAACACGCGGGAACGACGCTCCCGCGACCGTTACGGCCGCGATCGGCGTGAGCGCGGCGAGCGCAACGGTGGCCAGGGCCGCGGTGGCGAATCGCAGGGCGAGCCGGAAGCTGCCGACACCGATGGCCAGGCCCAGGCGATGGCGCCCGCCAAGGAAGCGGCCACGCCCGGGGTGAGCTCGGAAACCCAAACCCCAACCGCCTCCACATCCGCGAACACGGGTGGCCAGAAACTGCCGCGCGTGCAGTCCTACAAGCTGCCCCTGAGCACCTTGAACGAGGTGGCCTCGGCAGCCGGTCTGCTGTGGGTGAACTCCGACGCCGAGAAGGTGGCAACCGTGCAAGCGGCCATCGCCGCCGAACCTCAGCCCGTGCATGTGCCGCGCGAACGGCCCGCACCCGTGGTACTCGATGAAGGTCCACTGGTCCTGGTGGAAACGCGCAAGGACCTGAGCGCGCTGAAACTGCCCTTCGAACAGCAGTAA
- a CDS encoding heme biosynthesis protein HemY, translating to MRSLVWLLFLFALAVGAALFLADNTGLVTVFWPPHRLDVSANFAALALLVAFLVLHALLRGLAILMGMPAQARRWRRRHQERAQQQGLLDAMAHWTAGRYLRGRKAAETVIEQTQSLMRNEQALPQSIRIVALAHLLAAECAHALQDRVRRDEHAQAALDAVAGELAGAGDSVSRGAVRMRDAQEVREGVQLRMARWAYEDRDAQAALRRMDELPQGVARRLAALRLRLRVTRLAGKPLAALETVRLLSKHRAFSDAATQVIVRGLVTEVLRDAHDQAQLLQAWEALEPTERALPEAALQAGERMLALSDKSGDKIGNDFAQVLRWLEPVWEQLVRAALPVSATASMSAASVVHGAASASALRLRLVLLLERGFERLPPDAAWLGRIETAQMASPGDPLLQYLAGVTCMHLRLWGKAQQLLKQSLTQLKDEGLRRRAWSSLARLAEQREDTQAALEAWRRAALG from the coding sequence ATGCGCAGTCTGGTCTGGTTACTGTTTCTGTTCGCGCTGGCCGTGGGCGCGGCGCTGTTCCTGGCGGACAACACCGGCCTGGTCACCGTGTTCTGGCCACCGCATCGCCTCGACGTCTCGGCCAACTTCGCGGCCTTGGCCCTGCTCGTGGCCTTTCTGGTGCTGCATGCACTGTTGCGTGGTCTGGCCATCTTGATGGGCATGCCTGCGCAGGCCCGACGCTGGCGCCGCAGGCACCAGGAGCGCGCGCAGCAGCAAGGTCTGCTGGACGCCATGGCGCATTGGACTGCCGGGCGCTATCTGCGCGGCCGCAAGGCGGCCGAAACCGTGATCGAGCAGACGCAATCCCTGATGCGCAACGAGCAGGCCTTGCCGCAGAGCATCCGCATCGTGGCGCTGGCCCATCTACTGGCCGCCGAATGCGCACACGCCCTGCAGGACCGCGTCCGGCGGGACGAACATGCCCAGGCAGCACTGGACGCCGTGGCCGGCGAGCTGGCGGGCGCCGGCGACAGCGTCAGCCGGGGCGCCGTGCGCATGCGTGACGCGCAGGAAGTGCGCGAAGGCGTGCAATTGCGCATGGCGCGTTGGGCCTACGAGGATCGCGACGCTCAGGCCGCCCTGCGACGCATGGACGAGTTGCCGCAGGGCGTGGCGCGTCGTCTGGCCGCCCTGCGCCTGCGCCTGCGCGTCACCCGGCTGGCGGGCAAGCCGCTGGCCGCGCTGGAAACCGTGCGGCTGCTGAGCAAGCACCGCGCTTTTTCCGACGCCGCGACCCAGGTTATCGTGCGGGGCCTGGTCACCGAAGTGTTGCGTGACGCCCACGATCAGGCGCAGTTGCTCCAGGCCTGGGAGGCCCTGGAACCGACCGAACGCGCTTTACCCGAGGCGGCGCTGCAAGCCGGGGAGCGCATGCTCGCGCTCAGCGACAAGAGCGGCGACAAGATCGGCAATGACTTTGCACAGGTGTTGCGCTGGCTGGAACCGGTCTGGGAACAGCTGGTGCGCGCCGCTTTGCCGGTTTCGGCCACGGCGTCGATGTCGGCGGCGTCGGTCGTGCATGGCGCAGCGTCCGCGTCCGCGCTGCGTCTGCGGCTGGTGTTGCTGCTGGAGCGGGGCTTCGAACGCCTGCCACCGGATGCCGCCTGGCTGGGGCGGATCGAGACTGCGCAGATGGCCAGCCCGGGTGACCCGCTGCTGCAATACCTGGCGGGCGTGACCTGCATGCACCTGCGCTTGTGGGGCAAGGCCCAGCAGCTGCTGAAGCAGTCGCTCACCCAGCTGAAGGACGAGGGCCTGCGCCGTCGCGCCTGGTCCAGCCTGGCACGGCTGGCCGAGCAGCGCGAGGACACGCAAGCCGCGCTGGAAGCCTGGCGGCGTGCCGCCCTGGGTTAA